In Syngnathus scovelli strain Florida chromosome 12, RoL_Ssco_1.2, whole genome shotgun sequence, the genomic window AATGGCCATGCTCAGAGCAAAGGAGCATAGGGAAAGCACTTTAATTGAGATATAAAAGACATGGTTCCAAGGGCACTTTGCAAGAGCAGAGATAGCAGCTCATGTGCTCCAGATGCTTGCCCAATGTAAATACTAGATCACATTCAAAAGCTCTAGTCTCTATTTTGCACACTCTTTACTCAAATTGAGTTTTGACAAATTCATGTTATCAAACAATTCCAAAGGATTCATGAGTCACTGTTTGCAAAAACCTCATTTGCCAGCCTTCTTCATCActtaaaaaaaggcaaataaatcAAAGGAACACTGTGTCTTCTGCTAATTGTGTATATTGAGCTATAGCAGATGGACTAAGCCGACAACAGTGGGCGGGACACGGCACAGAGAGATGTTTACTCTTCTTCCCTCAGGTTGCCAGCTGCAGTTAAAATAAAGTTGCTGTCAACCAAGAGTGTGGAATACAGTTCTCTTTCAGAAGATTGGAGtgaatttgtaaatgaatgattCTATCAACGAATCATGGCTCCACTCATGCAGCCTCAAATAAGGGCACTGCCATCAGCATGTTCTGGAACACATACGTAACACCCCAGGATCTCATTCAGTTTGAAAGCCACAAACTACAAAGACATTCATCATGATCTCATCATTGCAGAGTACAGAGAGGTCCATTCAGCGTTAACATTTTCAGCATGGAACATGGCAGATGCTAATGGGATTTTGGAGAGGCTTCCTTCATGGAGGACACCCACGCCCATCATTCTTTAGTCAAATTTGGCTTCTCAAGCTAACTGGATGCAGTTTGCTTGGGGATTTTTCATCTGAAGACATTGAGATCTTTTTACTCAAGAAGCACTTTTCATCCTTTTGGCATTGTAGAGCAACTTTTGCGTTTGAATGATTTTTTCCAAAATAAGTCTGCTTGATAATTGACCATACTTGACAATGGTTGAATTCTTGCCAATTACCATTGTGTAGTCTAAAATGTATCATTGATCTGAGGCTTTCATTGGGGTGTACTATACTCATATTTGTAACATtgtcagaaaagaaaaacatttctttGTACTATATGCACATTTACAAATCTGATTTGCATAGAGGAcacaattgtctttttttgtcttattgtttttgtttttaaacacaatTGGTAAGTGATTGGGATTCCCACAGCAATTTTAACTATCTTCCCATGATGTTATAATGCCATGATCAGTTTGCCACAGTACGAGTCGAATCATTAAACCTTAAAAAGGCTTGTGCTTCCACTGTGCAGTATGTAGGCGGAGTGAAGGTAGTTACATCAGCTTAACTTAGTCGTGAAATAAACAGACTATTGGCTTGTTCATTTTTTTGACCACTGAGCTATTGACATTTGTTCTTTCTCACATGAAAAACACGCTCTCACTCTTAACAATAACACACTTTATAATCATCGTCACATACAGTACTTCCCTACTTTGTTGTACCATTCATTGAACCAGGTCGTCAATAGCGCAATCTGTGTATATATAAGTGGAGTCATGGAGCATGAACGACAAAAGATTTCCCGCTAACATGTCTTTTTTTCTGTATGCTCACTATAATATTTTCAGCCTTTTGgctttgtcaccacacaaaagcGGCGCCACCAAGGCACGTCACAGAGTCACAGGAGAAATGTTTCCATGGCAGCCGAGCTCAAGGTCACCTGGCCAACCAAATAAAATTGGCCCACCTGGGACTGAACCTCCTTTGACACCTACAAGTCCCATTTTTGCCACTGGTGGTCTTTCATATCTGTgacaaagcacacacacagatacaatGGATTTCATCCTAGTTTTGCGCTGGGATCCGATTGAGCAGGACTTGGCACCTGCGCGGAGTGAATCTAAAGCTTGAAGGAGAGCGCAGCAGCTTGGCAGCCTTGGCTGCAAGGGTCTCTCAGGTTTGGTCTAATGGTCCTGCTTGGCCCAAACGGCTGCCGGTGGTCAGATAGATTCCACAAAGCCAGGGGCAAATTTTCACTCCGCCCATCTTTTGTCAAAGGCACTCAATGACTTTTGAAAAGTAGGCAAGTGGGAATTCATCCTTGGGTCCCCCGGAGTGCAGAGGAGAGAAAAGGGTGGAACAAGAGAGAGTCTTAAGTGCAGAAATGCAGGCGAGCAGCATATGTTGTTTTATTGCCATCACTCCGGGCCCTTCTTTCTCCCCAACATGCCATCATAAGGGCCCATCAGTTTACAACAGGCTCCAAAATGACTCCTGCTCTGGAGTGGGCGGCCGAAGGGAGCACTTACCTTGCACAttttcagcagcagcagcagtgaccGGTGTTGTATGCAAGAATGCTGCCCGAAAAAAAAGGACAGGAGCCGCGAGGTTCCCTAAACCAGCCGCATGACCATCTTTCCCAAATGTTATTTTGAGCTGCCAAATGTGAATAATCTTGGTCATCTGTAATATATTTGCCCTGTAGGCACTGTTTATCTTAATGTGGCAGACTGGTGTTCAAGATGAAGGTATTAGCCGCTTGACAAGCAATGTGGGGCTTCCTACTGCTCAGCCTCAGGAACCTCTGGCCCCCCCCATCAGTCCCACATCCCAGGAGCACAAGACTAATCATTGTTAGAATTCCCAGAAGGCAATGTTGGTGGTTTAATCTAGTGTGGCTGTAATCCTTGTGCTCTATCTGCGAGCAAACGGCCTTTACCACACCTGCAGTTCCCTGTAGCTTCTACAGAAAACCACAGGAGGGGAGAAGGCTTTCAACTATATGAAACCACTTTGTACGCACATGTCTGTCTGAGAGCATCAACTGGTCACATTTAGTCACGGGAGGAGAAAATGAGGTGTTCTGCagagatgatttaaaaaaaaaaaaaaaacttggcttCAGGGAATAAGAGATTGGCTGTGACCTTTGTTAACGCCACATTTCAGTTTGGCTGAAACCAAGGAGCCAAAGGAACTGCCTTAAGGCTGGACAAATATGTTGCTCCCTCGGTTCCCGTGAATAAGATAATTAATTAGTTTTTTGAAATGATGCCCTTTCCCCTAATCAGTGCATAACATTCTTCACATTCAGTTTGCAATGTTACGGTCGCCAAGCTGTGTAAACATTCACATCTTGATTTTTGTTAAACGTATTAAACGCAATACTTTTCCATACATTTTAAGCAAGAAGTTACAGAAAGTGAGTCTTGTGTCAATCAAACAGCTCCAAAATCCAAAATTAGCAGCAATATAATTAGATCCAGCTTAATTGCTTTAACAACATTACAAGTACTGTTGCCTGTTAGCTTTGGTGTTATGTTTATCACCTGGCTAGCTGACTTGTGCAATTTTCTGAGACACAGGAACCATTTAGTTAAAAATATTTCCAGGCTGTGCTCTGCGTTCCATTCCAAATGAGTAGCCTTTATTTACCGATCAAATTACGACTGTTGCCAGTTGACTGACTGAGATTAATATTGCATTGTCCAGAGCTagcaagacaaaaacaaaactaaaaacatCAGGGTAATCATGTACACTCTTTaatttatatgtatttatatatggattttttttatttatatgtatTCTCAGGTGCTACCAGGCTGCACTAATGCTCAACCTGCTCGACCAACGTCATGCACATTGTATTGACTCGACACATTTGCAGTCTGGCTTGAACGACTTCTAGAAACATCTAATGAACAAAGGTGAGTGGTGAATTTCCAAATACTTTTGAATTGAATGCACCTCTTGTCTCACGTGCTGTGATGAAATCAGAGAAGCTTTATATGTGAAATCCGTGCCTCCATCACAATGTCTTCTTCCTTCAGATGCAACATTTGCTGCAAAAAGCCAAGAATGGCTTCACACCACTTCTATAAAGCTTGTACTTTTTATCACAAGACACATTTCATTGGCCATGGTATTATTGGCAATAACATTCCATTTGttacagctattttttttttcttgctgaccCACAGAGATGCTGCACCATCATTGTGTCACCGAATCTGCTATTTGGACCCATTCCTGGATCCTGTTTTGCTAATGAGGGATATCAGCACTTTGGCAGGTATTTTACTGGCAGTATGTTTTAAAATATGATGGCAAAACAGGTGTAGCGCCACAGAGTTGTCCCACGGCATTTTAAGTTTTATTCAATTCTGCCAATACCACATTTGGATTTTGTGGATAATGAGACTAATTACAGAGAATTGGATTTATATTTTCCGATTCTGGATATTGTATAGACAACTCTACCACCACCAGTCACAACATCccattttttctgtttgcaAAGCCATCAgcacacttaaaaaaaaggcGCCTCTGTGAATGATGCCAGCAGCACGGCAGCACTTCACAAGACACCTTAGGGGGACGTTTTCAGGGGTGCTGCAGAGTCATTATCTTGTCATGTATCATAAAAAGACAGCAAAGGCCAGCATCATGGGGCCTTCCCGGTATGTTCCCATGCTCCCCACGCTTCAGCCGGACACTGCTGCAACTTtccatgaggaaaaaaaaaaaggctccaaTGTATTGATTGTCTCCGTCGGAGGCGAGGTCTCATTCTGTCCGTCACACTCCCACCCAGGTGAATcaaacacgcacaaaaaaaaacgcacacacacacaaagaaacctgcaTTAACATGTTTTGACACCCACTGGATGCTCAATTAAAGAGTAAATGTGTGCCGTTTAACCATTAGCGAGTAGATGACGTCGAGGAAAAATCACTTTGCTCTACGTGTCCTGCATGACTTTGCCACGTTCTAGTTTTCCTCTCCGGTGCCCAATCTTTGTCAACATTGAGCAAGgtggtcataaaacatcccgCTTTTACTGGTCTCCGCCACTCAGAGCAGCCGCAAAATATCCCCGTTAAACATGAAAGAATGAAGATGATGGAAAGTTTACCACCCATTTCTCGCCTTTTCAGCTCTGCGGTCTGCTTTGTCTTTGTTGATCTCAAATGATCACGATTGACTCACTGGGAACTTTGAATGTTTGCCCCCTGCTAAATTCTTATTTGACTCTAAATTTTATTCATTGGCTTTATTAGTCAACAACGTAACCCTCTTAAAAGGAGCCCCTTTACAGCTTAATAATTTCAAAATGTGCAGGCAAGTCATGCATGCTCCCTGATATTACCAtccttttgtgtaattagccttTCTTTAATGTGTGTTGACTATTCGTGCAAACCGAAGAAATTAACACGTTGTGCAAGTTACTAAATAACAGCAGCATATTAATATACACATGCAGATCCAGACACATGTGCAGGAAAAAGTGTTAATTGATCAACCAGCCAGGGAATTATTGTCGGTTGACCTCATAACCAAAATGTGTTTCTCATTATCATGCTTCAGTTGTCAAGGAAGCAATGTTTTAAACTGTTTAGACAGCACCTTCCACAATCCATGGGGGGCTGTTCTCAGTCAGGCAAAAATGTAATCTAAGATATAAACTAAtggaaaaaaagagacaaagTCAGTTATGGATTATAATTTAAAAAGACTGAATTTCATTGCAGAATTTTTATTAGATGGATTCATGAAATGAAAAGAGGATCGAAACTACTTGCAGTCTGCGGACCTCTCCAGAATTGAATATATTGTAACTCTGATTATATTTAAAATTtcaggcataaaaaaaaaaaatacaagaacgTATTACTCTGAAATCAAATATGGAAACTTGGTCTCATAAAGTCAATGTTAATAGGGGCAAAAAGACTTCTACTGAAGCATTCTGTGTTTCACAATGACTTCAGATGAATATCTTCTCTTCTTACACTCTCCACATCTTCCCTTAACATTGTACAATTGTATCTGTTTTGCTCATTCCTTTTGTTTAAGGCATTTTTTTCCGCCCCAAAAGTTTGGTCATACTCCAAATTCTATAAGCTTTACTGCGCTGCAAATTTCATGTTCTACACGAGGACAATGCATTTATGCGTATCAGTTACGCATCCCATCCCTAATGACCAGAGACTCAAATTAACATGAGCTTTGTGAGCTGAAGGTAGTTCTAGAGGCAGTTTCAGAGTGTTTGTCCCAGAGATTATTATCCACACACTCTCTAGAGATAAACACAGGCCTGACAGCATTCTAATAATGTTCCACTTTTATCAGGATGCACAAATGTTgaacttttgtgtgtgtttcctgAAGCGCAAGTTACAGCCCAAACGAGGGCAAACATCAAGTAGTGCCGTAAATGGGAAATTCTTTCCCCCCATATCTAAATCTTTTGAATTCTCTAGGTCCCCAACGTAATTAGAGTCTCAGGCGAGAGGGGCTCATAGGGGCGCCTGGAGTCACTCTACTCAAATAGAGGGAATGCCCTATGTAAGGTGGTGTCCCGCACCCTCGCCATCATTTACCTCCCTACAATTCAAATGAtgtctgtatgtgtgttttatatatatactatatatgtatgtatatgtatatctatatgtatttatatgtatatacatacataaaataatgttattattgtaaaaaaaagatgtatgtatatatatatatatatatatatatatatatatatatatatatatatatatatatatacacacacacacacacacacacacacacacacacatccttgttaacctccctctgcaggacccaacttaatttaccgagttctggggtccaccctttctagtggtccaagaactatgaaaaaaatcaggcaactcccaaaaaaaatcttgttactaaaaatcactttcaataaacacaatttgaaactttttttttcatgtcagtttttcagtcatatctggggcctgtttctaacattccggctttgcggggtccacctttacacacatgagatttttagtcagttatggggatcgcttttaatatttcaaccttaagaggtctacctatacacacattatttttttagccagttatggagcttgctgttaagatttaagacttgttaggtctgcctttataaagaggatctatcaagttcaaccccaaccctaatctaacccaaacatgcatttgtgtggacttaatcatttgagaaaacctaaaaattttgttagtgttattaatactttcatctggctaaatatactagatatacattgaaatgtgcattctaaaatacattctgaagtctttattcagattctggtccattttccttggtcacagtcttaatattcttcaatttgttcagtcatattggtacattttaaaatatttaaattctgcattttagctaactataaagtacacaggatttacaagtaataattgtcgagtcaaaattttaaatggacacattacaaatgtagccaatgaataaaggaacttatttaatctaacatttacgaacaggagaagtggagcataaaaaaaatcacaaacaaatagtgaacaaatggtgaaacaggaccagccatgtgtttctatctctgttaagggaagctgtttcactcatattttctcctcatggtggttattctctttttgacaaagtacttaacagctcggtgcttgtggttctgcagcaatgcatctctcgcagtcaagcttaccaggaacctgatttgtcaatatatacttccttgaatgtttatttactgcagcacattcctctggggtccagcttcttttcacaacttttccgttacctaagggcataggaagagcactttttagtttacaacttaattagaacaaaattgcataaagaatacattcactttatgtacaattatccgacaatataattcaaatgagatattttataacgtcaactatctttgtcaacagtgatgagcctacaatagacataagtaaatcagttaatatctgagatattaatccggtcatttaagttgctaggtggtcttcagtgtcagctgttttgatattaacaaaattaaaaatagatgcacaaaagggtaacattagaatgcccccagttttggtggtgggggaaagaggtctctcattttcttgattacttttaagcagttttgcatttgaccagaatgtcactgctggtagatgaagcaattcctggaccctacagaggttgcacaggcagtcaaactccaccatggcagcacattgggatgcaccatttctctgacaaaaccattaagaacagatacaagttgttgcaaaatcagggaaaataaaaaataaaaatcagagaaaaacttttttcagacagtgttttacatgtatggggaatttgctttgataacgtgctacacatggacaaacaaagatgataaaagtaaatttggaaatatatagtgtgtaaaaaattaaatgcaagctgtataagaatggtatctgccttggtgtgacaatgtgtgaatttgcatattcactaataggttaatctagagcaatttttctttctctcttttgaggtaaatgtgtcatgtatacattacctctatttaaaaatagatgtaaacaaacatctcacatataatcaaggttagcaatgacctgtaactcacatgagaaaggatgggtcaattttcattttatgacaaaattcaaaagtttagaccttacatgtctaagaaaaaaagtcaagtggtgtttaatatatcttgcttgggtcatctaaatcttagtaagcagcatatgtgaggataattagatactgatacagtagtaacaattgggcaatttaaaagcaactgtgataaagttatatattgaaaaggattactctaaactcacctccctttttggcagacttttcattacttgggccacgagatgcggaggtacaagaggtcacttctatcacttctgggatcagcccatctgaaatgatgatttttaagtacagaaaaaaaacacagtatagcaatattctaaaacaaaaattaactgcacctgtataagaatgcttggtcaaatttaatatactcttgttttgagcagattgatttgcagaggtacagagcagtccttttgggaatcattgtcagtatcatcactgtctgagtagtccactttgagaaactcctttgataattgatagctctatggagggaattaaaagaaatgtgttgttagtttctgcaagctactcttatatgctgtattaatataaagactagaatttctttgctcaaaataattaaaatttctgtccaatatcttaactggtagacgaccggtgctgtacacatcctctgaaatatgccaaaaccttatatcacaggaaattttacatataaaacatggaaaaggctccaaaatttacaacaaagaagccacaagaaaccatatttcagaaatctgttatgtgtgtgtgaatgattggcttggttggaataaccatgacaaccttagatccatacggagggccccacaagtagccatcagaaatctgttatgtgtgtgtgaatgattggcttggttggacacccaggggcgcatgtttcaacaatccatctataggtgtgtgtgccactggttcgtttgggctctatgaggagaaccactaaaaccgtgtgatccaatggttggctgaatgctgtttaaggtaccttctgactaaagaacagctttccaactaaaagctgtaaactaagagaacaagaaaaggtctacaaagtttatttcttacaacaaagtcgcactgaatgttacccgttggctggcatcttgtttgatgttatcatcagggtcagagtcctgccaagttctggctggttcaggcagcgcaccataaacaggagcctgagagcctgtcacctggaattaaaaccacaaataacttaccaacatcatacagacaccacaaatgacagactcaagacctgtatagttaaatcatgtgaagttagtccccgaaaccaaacaagcttttctaactaaagtgttccagtcagttctggatgtctaatcaggtcctataacagcatctttatggatgtagtggagcatccttcagcatgacactttagccgtttagctgttgaggatgtgtggaactatagctgtaatataatcagcctccataatgtccataaccaaaatatgatctaaaaacatgagacaaccttcgatccatacggagggccccacaagtagccatcagaaatctgttattatgtgagtgtgaatgattggcttggttggaataaccaagacaactttagatccatacggagggccccacaagtagccatcacaaatctgttatgtgtgtgtgaatgattggcttggttggacacccatgggcgcatgtttcaacaatccatctataggtgtgtgtgccactggttcgtttgggctctatgaggagaaccactaaaaccgtgtgatccaatggttggctgaatgctgtttaaggtaccttctgactaaagaacagctttccaactaaaagctgtaaactaagagaacaagaaaaggtctacaaagtttatttcttacaacaaagtctaactgaatgttacctgttggctggcatcttgtttgatgttatcatcagggtcagagtcctgccaagttctggctgattcaggcagcgcaccatcaacaggagcctgagagcctgtcacctggaattaaaaccacaaataacttaccaacatcatacagacaccacaaatgacagactcaagacctgtatagttaaatcatgtgaagttagtccccgaaaccaaacaagcttttctaactaaagtgttccagtcagttctggatgtctaatcaggtcctataacagcatctttatggatgtagtggagcatccttcagcatgacactttagccgtttagctgttgaggatgtgtggaactatagctgtaatataatcagcctccataatgtccataaccaaaatatgatctaaaaacatgagacaaccttcgatccatacggagggccccacaagtagccatcagaaatatgttattatgtgagtgtgaatgattggcttggttggaataaccaagacaactttagatccatacggagggccccacaagtagccatcacaaatctgttatgtgtgtgtgaatgattggcttggttggacacccatgggcgcatgtttcaacaatccatctataggtgtgtgtgccactggttcgtttgggctctatgaggagaaccactaaaaccgtgtgatccaatggttggctgaatgctgtttaaggtaccttctgactaaagaacagctttccaactaaaagctgtaaactaagagaacaagaaaaggtctacaaagtttatttcttacaacaaagtctaactgaatgttacctgttggctggcatcttgtttgatgttatcatcagggtcagagtcctgccaagttctggctgattcaggcagcgcaccatcaacaggagcctgagagcctgtcacctggaattaaaaccacaaataacttaccaacatcatacagacaccacaaatgacagactcaagacctgtatagttaaatcatgtgaagttagtccccaaaaccaaacaagcttttctaactaaagtgttccagtcagttctggatgtctaatcaggtcctataacagcatctttatggatgtagtggagcatccttgagcatgacactttagccgtttaactgttgaggatgtgtggaactatagctgtaatataatcagcctccataatgtccataaccaaaatatgatctaaaaacatgagacaaccttcgatccatacggagggccccacaagtagctatcagaaatctgttattatgtgtgtgtgaatgattggcttggttggaataaccaagacaactttagatccatacggagggccccacaagtagccatcagaaatctgttatgtgtgtgtgaatgattggcttggttggacacccatgggcgcatgtttc contains:
- the LOC125978339 gene encoding uncharacterized protein isoform X1 is translated as MKKIVNDEPHLCLFAIKNIEMGTEINYNYGDSKWPWREKVTGSQAPVDGALPEPARTWQDSGPDDNIKQDASQQVTGSQAPVDGALPEPARTWQDSDPDDNIKQDASQQVTGSQAPVDGALPEPARTWQDSDPDDNIKQDASQQVTGSQAPVDGALPEPARTWQDSDPDNNIKQDASQQVTGSQAPVDGALPESARTWQDSDPDDNIKQDASQQVTGSQAPVDGALPESARTWQDSDPDDNIKQDASQQVTGSQAPVYGALPEPARTWQDSDPDDNIKQDASQRVTFSATLLAINYQRSFSKWTTQTVMILTMIPKRTALYLCKSICSKQEYIKFDQAFLYRWADPRSDRSDLLYLRISWPK